In the Wyeomyia smithii strain HCP4-BCI-WySm-NY-G18 chromosome 2, ASM2978416v1, whole genome shotgun sequence genome, one interval contains:
- the LOC129722228 gene encoding islet cell autoantigen 1, translating into MLKSEFQHQFWVTKKAVQRKLGTKEDENIVASDGELDSKIELFQSVTETSRQLYRIIDQYQERVCILAQEENSFGKFLREVSKENPTTGKLLSNTGKAISYCGQQRITVRVPLLRLHHDVHTFKGRAIADTQNTIQLMEKERTEYRAALSWMKSVSIQLDPDTGRGLDKFRKAQRHVKTAKTKFDKYTLDCLEKIDLLAAARCNMFSHSLVGYQNALLLFAKKSNETYKTTLKSLSKDPHYNFSILRELTQANPNVKDQEDEDKADKPADNDQMLFFQDDYKDDTTTAKQPAVQETNPKTGDDYTKIPSELDLLAGVSELNLHAKPEVVPNTTDLLDLTMGEEFSDFLSAPAPFMPSTLLACSESMQLALNELSSSPPSEKQTEKGSNDIFGSFLQSLSKNSQSSTSSPGNRADNDKRLQKDAKPGKDLSGWYQLFAELDPLSNPDAIPSKTDAPTNSSQA; encoded by the exons ATGTTAAAGTCGGAATTCCAGCACCAATTTTGGGTAACCAAGAAAGCAGTTCAAAGAAAGTTAG GAACAAAAGAAGATGAGAACATTGTTGCATCTGACGGTGAATTGGATTCGAAAATCGAACTCTTCCAGTCTGTAACGGAGACGAGCCGACAATTGTATCGAATAATTGACCAGTATCAGGAACGTGTATGTATTCTGGCTCAGGAGGAAAATTCTTTTGGAAAGTTCTTGCGTGAAGTTAGCAAAGAGAATCCGACAACTGGAAAATTATTGTCGAATACGGGAAAAGCTATTTCCTATTGCGGACAGCAGCGTATTACGGTTCGGGTGCCTTTATTGCGACTTCATCATGATGTGCATACGTTCAAAGGTAGGGCTATCGCGGACACTCAGAACACAATTCAATTGATGGAAAAAGAGCGAACAGAGTACAGGGCGGCTCTCAGCTGGATGAAGTCAGTTAGCATTCAGCTGGACCCCGATACCGGTCGAGGATTGGATAAATTTCGGAAGGCCCAGCGGCATGTAAAAACAGCCAAAACAAAGTTCGATAAGTATACGTTGGATTGTTTGGAGAAG ATTGACTTGTTGGCAGCAGCTCGCTGCAATATGTTTTCGCATTCACTGGTTGGTTATCAAAATGCATTGTTACTGTTCGCGAAAAAGAGTAATGAAACATacaaaacaactttaaaaaGTCTCTCGAAGGATCCTCACTATAATTTTTCTATTCTGAGGGAACTGACGCAAGCTAATCCGAACGTCAAAGACCAGGAAGATGAAGATAAGGCCGATAAACCAGCGGACAACGACCAGATGTTGTTTTTTCAG GACGATTACAAAGATGATACCACAACTGCGAAACAGCCGGCCGTACAAGAGACAAACCCCAAAACAGGAGACGACTACACTAAGATTCCTTCCGAGCTAGATTTATTAGCTGGAGTCTCTGAACTAAATCTTCATGCGAAGCCGGAAGTTGTTCCTAACACCACGGATTTGTTGGACTTAACCATGGGGGAAGAGTTCTCGGACTTCCTTTCTGCACCAGCTCCTTTTATGCCATCAACATTGCTTGCTTGTTCGGAGTCGATGCAACTAGCCTTGAACGAATTATCCAGTTCACCCCCGAGCGAAAAACAAACCGAGAAAGGATCAAATGACATTTTTGGAAGCTTTTTACAAAGTTTATCGAAGAATTCGCAATCATCTACATCCTCGCCGGGTAACAGAGCTGATAATGACAAGCGCTTGCAAAAAGATGCCAAACCTGGCAAGGATCTCTCGGGATGGTATCAGCTTTTCGCCGAACTTGATCCGCTTTCAAACCCGGACGCTATTCCATCCAAAACTGACGCACCAACCAATAGTTCACAAGCCTAA
- the LOC129724045 gene encoding armadillo repeat-containing protein 8-like isoform X1 produces MEPFACFMDVENSRSYIDELYSDDTYKCQEAIVCLKNAVIGSNKKKGSVISQGIVPRLIALLREETKAPSLRLDAAIVIGSLAKGTESQVHSLIYYETVQVLLGIVVNPNTERRLMETCLGALKTILQYPFAPIELLHSNIGNLVRLIHLASPDSSIQCQVYVANIFVPLCHSSHQQKNLCQANVIPFLARLMISQLTILQVPALKCLAAMCFTNKYVSDIVCLTFHENRSILDILTELLSRTRDVQIQLSASRCLTYLHRSGSLRADDYRIVYKTLPSLARLCSEDFDEDTRATAAETLAYLAEIDSELQRLAAISNHLICSLASLIRCPSPLSRQGAFRCFASLAANDEDIRKRIIEMDGLMEEVLNGLKDTCPEVRLSAVRCLHSLSRSVQLLRTTFQDHSVWRPLMDLLVGEPSLELLTVVTSTICNLLLEFSPAKEPMLESGAVEMLCELTKHSDPALRLNGSWALMNMAFQAEQHVKSKIINTLGTDRIFQLLGDSDERVIMKTLGLLRNLLSNTLHIEIIMSEHASEVLRAVNLVLDGPHPPEVKEQALIIISNITAGAREKDYVLEDENILKKIREFLVVSDNKLQMGAVFVVRNLMDKSDRQKTLRESGILENLEQLLHMTPRDSQFYEDIRQEILRFDFSDEH; encoded by the exons ATGGAACCGTTTGCATGTTTTATG GATGTGGAGAACTCTCGGTCTTATATTGATGAGTTATACTCCGACGATACATACAAGTGCCAGGAAGCCATAGTTTGCCTGAAGAATGCTGTAATAGGGTCGAATAAGAAAAAAGGCTCTGTAATTTCGCAGGGCATCGTTCCCAGATTGATAGCGTTACTTCGGGAGGAAACGAAAGCACCTAGTCTACGCTTGGATGCGGCAATCGTAATCGGTTCGCTAGCAAAAGGAACAGAATCGCAAGTGCATTCTTTAATTTACTATGAGACCGTGCAAGTGTTGCTAGGAATTGTGGTGAACCCAAACACGGAACGACGATTGATGGAGACCTGTTTAGGGGCATTAAAAACTATCTTGCAATACCCGTTTGCACCAATCGAACTTTTGCACTCCAACATTGGTAATCTGGTGCGATTAATTC ATCTTGCGTCTCCGGATAGTTCGATACAATGTCAGGTGTATGTGGCGAACATTTTCGTACCACTTTGTCACTCGTCGCATCAGCAGAAGAACCTTTGCCAGGCCAACGTGATTCCGTTTCTTGCGCGACTAATGATAAGCCAGTTGACCATCCTACAAGTACCTGCTCTCAAGTGTCTCGCTGCAATGTGCTTCACCAACAAGTACGTGTCCGATATTGTATGTCTGACCTTTCATGAGAATCGATCAATATTGGATATCCTGACGGAATTATTATCGCGAACGAGGGACGTTCAAATTCAGTTATCAGCAAGTCGTTGCCTAACCTATCTGCACCGTTCCGGATCATTACGAGCCGATGACTATAGAATTGTATATAAAACATTACCAAGTTTGGCACGACTATGTTCGGAAGATTTTGACGAGGATACCAGAGCAACAGCTGCTGAAACATTGGCATATTTAGCAGAA ATTGATTCAGAATTGCAAAGGTTAGCAGCTATAAGCAATCATTTGATTTGTTCACTGGCTAGTCTAATCCGATGTCCATCGCCATTATCGCGACAGGGTGCTTTCCGTTGCTTTGCATCACTTGCCGCCAATGACGAAGATATTCGCAAAAGGATTATTGAAATGGACGGTTTAATGGAGGAAGTGTTGAATGGTCTGAAAGACACATGTCCAGAG GTGCGACTTTCGGCAGTCCGTTGTTTACATTCATTGTCACGGTCAGTGCAATTGCTGAGAACGACTTTCCAA GATCACTCAGTGTGGCGTCCGTTAATGGATTTATTGGTTGGCGAGCCTTCGCTGGAGCTTTTAACTGTAGTTACGTCAACTATCTGTAATTTGTTATTGGAATTCTCACCTGCAAAGGAGCCAATGCTTGAATCGGGTGCTGTGGAGATGCTTTGCGAGTTGACGAAGCATAGCGACCCGGCACTACGTTTGAACGGCAGTTGGGCACTTATGAATATGGCCTTCCAG GCTGAACAGCAcgtcaaatcaaaaataatcaaTACATTAGGTACTGATAGGATATTCCAGTTACTAGGAGATTCTGATGAACGAGTGATAATGAAAACTTTAGGACTGCTGAGGAATCTGCTGAGCAATACCTTGCACATCGAAATTATTATGTCAGAACATGCATCTGAGGTTTTACGAGCG GTTAATCTCGTGCTCGATGGACCGCATCCACCCGAAGTAAAAGAGCAAGctttaataataataagcaaTATTACAGCTGGAGCTCGAGAAAAAGATTATGTACTGGAAGACGAGAATATCCTCAAGAAAATAAGAGAGTTTCTA GTCGTGTCTGACAATAAACTTCAGATGGGCGCTGTGTTTGTAGTACGTAATCTTATGGATAAAAGCGATAGGCAGAAGACATTGCGAGAATCGGGTATTTTGGAAAACCTGGAACAGCTTCTTCACATGACACCTCGAGATTCTCAGTTTTATGAAGA CATACGGCAGGAGATTTTAAGGTTTGACTTCTCGGACGAACACTGA
- the LOC129724045 gene encoding armadillo repeat-containing protein 8-like isoform X2, with translation MEPFACFMDVENSRSYIDELYSDDTYKCQEAIVCLKNAVIGSNKKKGSVISQGIVPRLIALLREETKAPSLRLDAAIVIGSLAKGTESQVHSLIYYETVQVLLGIVVNPNTERRLMETCLGALKTILQYPFAPIELLHSNIGNLVRLIHLASPDSSIQCQVYVANIFVPLCHSSHQQKNLCQANVIPFLARLMISQLTILQVPALKCLAAMCFTNKYVSDIVCLTFHENRSILDILTELLSRTRDVQIQLSASRCLTYLHRSGSLRADDYRIVYKTLPSLARLCSEDFDEDTRATAAETLAYLAEIDSELQRLAAISNHLICSLASLIRCPSPLSRQGAFRCFASLAANDEDIRKRIIEMDGLMEEVLNGLKDTCPEVRLSAVRCLHSLSRSVQLLRTTFQDHSVWRPLMDLLVGEPSLELLTVVTSTICNLLLEFSPAKEPMLESGAVEMLCELTKHSDPALRLNGSWALMNMAFQAEQHVKSKIINTLGTDRIFQLLGDSDERVIMKTLGLLRNLLSNTLHIEIIMSEHASEVLRAVNLVLDGPHPPEVKEQALIIISNITAGAREKDYVLEDENILKKIREFLVVSDNKLQMGAVFVVRNLMDKSDRQKTLRESGILENLEQLLHMTPRDSQFYEELLHYTAYGRRF, from the exons ATGGAACCGTTTGCATGTTTTATG GATGTGGAGAACTCTCGGTCTTATATTGATGAGTTATACTCCGACGATACATACAAGTGCCAGGAAGCCATAGTTTGCCTGAAGAATGCTGTAATAGGGTCGAATAAGAAAAAAGGCTCTGTAATTTCGCAGGGCATCGTTCCCAGATTGATAGCGTTACTTCGGGAGGAAACGAAAGCACCTAGTCTACGCTTGGATGCGGCAATCGTAATCGGTTCGCTAGCAAAAGGAACAGAATCGCAAGTGCATTCTTTAATTTACTATGAGACCGTGCAAGTGTTGCTAGGAATTGTGGTGAACCCAAACACGGAACGACGATTGATGGAGACCTGTTTAGGGGCATTAAAAACTATCTTGCAATACCCGTTTGCACCAATCGAACTTTTGCACTCCAACATTGGTAATCTGGTGCGATTAATTC ATCTTGCGTCTCCGGATAGTTCGATACAATGTCAGGTGTATGTGGCGAACATTTTCGTACCACTTTGTCACTCGTCGCATCAGCAGAAGAACCTTTGCCAGGCCAACGTGATTCCGTTTCTTGCGCGACTAATGATAAGCCAGTTGACCATCCTACAAGTACCTGCTCTCAAGTGTCTCGCTGCAATGTGCTTCACCAACAAGTACGTGTCCGATATTGTATGTCTGACCTTTCATGAGAATCGATCAATATTGGATATCCTGACGGAATTATTATCGCGAACGAGGGACGTTCAAATTCAGTTATCAGCAAGTCGTTGCCTAACCTATCTGCACCGTTCCGGATCATTACGAGCCGATGACTATAGAATTGTATATAAAACATTACCAAGTTTGGCACGACTATGTTCGGAAGATTTTGACGAGGATACCAGAGCAACAGCTGCTGAAACATTGGCATATTTAGCAGAA ATTGATTCAGAATTGCAAAGGTTAGCAGCTATAAGCAATCATTTGATTTGTTCACTGGCTAGTCTAATCCGATGTCCATCGCCATTATCGCGACAGGGTGCTTTCCGTTGCTTTGCATCACTTGCCGCCAATGACGAAGATATTCGCAAAAGGATTATTGAAATGGACGGTTTAATGGAGGAAGTGTTGAATGGTCTGAAAGACACATGTCCAGAG GTGCGACTTTCGGCAGTCCGTTGTTTACATTCATTGTCACGGTCAGTGCAATTGCTGAGAACGACTTTCCAA GATCACTCAGTGTGGCGTCCGTTAATGGATTTATTGGTTGGCGAGCCTTCGCTGGAGCTTTTAACTGTAGTTACGTCAACTATCTGTAATTTGTTATTGGAATTCTCACCTGCAAAGGAGCCAATGCTTGAATCGGGTGCTGTGGAGATGCTTTGCGAGTTGACGAAGCATAGCGACCCGGCACTACGTTTGAACGGCAGTTGGGCACTTATGAATATGGCCTTCCAG GCTGAACAGCAcgtcaaatcaaaaataatcaaTACATTAGGTACTGATAGGATATTCCAGTTACTAGGAGATTCTGATGAACGAGTGATAATGAAAACTTTAGGACTGCTGAGGAATCTGCTGAGCAATACCTTGCACATCGAAATTATTATGTCAGAACATGCATCTGAGGTTTTACGAGCG GTTAATCTCGTGCTCGATGGACCGCATCCACCCGAAGTAAAAGAGCAAGctttaataataataagcaaTATTACAGCTGGAGCTCGAGAAAAAGATTATGTACTGGAAGACGAGAATATCCTCAAGAAAATAAGAGAGTTTCTA GTCGTGTCTGACAATAAACTTCAGATGGGCGCTGTGTTTGTAGTACGTAATCTTATGGATAAAAGCGATAGGCAGAAGACATTGCGAGAATCGGGTATTTTGGAAAACCTGGAACAGCTTCTTCACATGACACCTCGAGATTCTCAGTTTTATGAAGA ATTGCTACACTACACAGCATACGGCAGGAGATTTTAA
- the LOC129725698 gene encoding uncharacterized protein LOC129725698, whose protein sequence is MLCSFLYCYLLAVVTANFTDKEWKNNWFPEPPADITRATTVVTTGFSNKIESVRNDHFGRIAMGVQNAECDDAKTNLKIDFDPYNISHSTVYLCLDNKRDYRGDYNMEPLITLFDVPKAYVAIHRCMNESIEYDNGIPTYGTHRPLWARYGEYKYVPPQRWLHNSEHGAAIALFHPCANKHQIEELKQIVKGCLYRHIITPSDLPSKDRPFAIVTWNTLLEFSVLQREIVEAFIRQYALKGPEQLSRDGQYEELLLEPAQVVSTIEDEVICPKHRRRD, encoded by the exons ATGCTATGCTCCTTTTTGTACTGTTACTTGTTAGCTGTTGTAACAGCAAACTTCACAGATAAAG AATGGAAAAACAACTGGTTTCCAGAGCCTCCTGCAGATATCACAAGAGCCACGACTGTCGTTACCACGGGATTTTCCAACAAGATAGAGTCAGTCCGAAATGATCATTTTGGTCGAATTGCTATGGGTGTTCAGAATGCGGAATGCGATGATGCCAAAACCAATTTAAAGATTGACTTTGATCCGTACAACATAAGTCACTCCACAGTATACCTATGTTTGGATAACAAACGGGATTACCGCGGGGATTACAATATGGAACCGCTGATTACACTTTTCGACGTTCCTAAAGCTTACGTGGCTATTCACAGATGTATGAATGAAAGCATTGAATATGACAATGGTATTCCTACTTA TGGAACTCACCGTCCGTTGTGGGCACGGTATGGCGAATACAAATATGTGCCGCCACAGCGATGGCTGCATAACAGTGAGCATGGAGCTGCAATAGCTCTGTTCCACCCTTGTGCCAACAAACATCAGATAGAAGAATTGAAGCAAATCGTAAAGGGTTGCCTTTACCGGCATATTATTACACCCTCGGATCTTCCCTCCAAAGATCGTCCCTTTGCCATTGTAACGTGGAACACATTGCTGGAATTTTCAGTTTTACAGCGCGAAATAGTGGAAGCTTTTATCAGACAGTATGCTCTGAAAGGTCCAGAACAACTTTCGAGGGATGGCCAATACGAGGAACTATTACTAGAGCCGGCACAAGTTGTCTCAACCATTGAGGATGAGGTTATTTGCCCGAAACATCGTCGAAGAGACTAA